A single region of the Rhodopirellula bahusiensis genome encodes:
- a CDS encoding DUF6384 family protein yields the protein MANAQAQATAPSTMEQLRERRAATKLPGEDLTIAETLRVMDVARELRDRRSTAEEMFRSDDVRIQLREKLMRTAAMSGDHVSEAEIDAAIDQYLSNLYTYEEPKPGFKKFAAYCWIWRTRIAMAATAAAAAGAWYFFS from the coding sequence ATGGCCAACGCTCAAGCACAAGCGACCGCACCGTCGACCATGGAGCAGTTGCGTGAACGTCGCGCGGCGACCAAGTTGCCTGGCGAAGACTTGACGATCGCAGAAACATTGCGGGTCATGGACGTGGCTCGGGAATTGCGAGACCGGCGTTCGACAGCGGAAGAAATGTTTCGTTCCGACGACGTCCGGATCCAATTGCGTGAAAAGTTGATGCGAACCGCCGCGATGTCCGGCGACCACGTCAGCGAGGCGGAAATTGACGCGGCAATTGATCAATACCTTTCCAATCTTTACACCTACGAAGAACCCAAGCCGGGATTCAAAAAGTTCGCTGCGTATTGTTGGATTTGGCGGACTCGAATCGCTATGGCAGCAACGGCCGCCGCCGCAGCGGGCGCCTGGTACTTTTTCTCGTAG
- a CDS encoding cell surface protein yields the protein MSQQAKASAPAESAQQTTPAAPATQRDTQSMRQYLDSALETLKKFGTSENTAPQELISLLEGVRHLDEAKVLAIADVIKHMSSFNALVRDNIESVQIGNRYMDITQMFDSVREDSKRLIAQLDDGKISGTEKVSNWWMKLRRGTPSDRFEKIAEVYGDVAKDTKDALQVEEQIMDAYIDFRFALKEAEVLARELLDTHAPILESAKDGLATAQEALDNYAGEDQGGKSQLELRRDEARHKFEEEDKTYQLLKDIAENLEIGYDVGETLITKLKQTHDVKERVFRRAVTFFTTNEHVFTILGTVYTSQHGLHEVTQATEAMKDGVNKGLEDIAGLGRELERAALKAGYGSTIDPESVQKLVDAISGFQIESLQMIAELRKESEESTKAIRQSVEEGKKKYQQTLGRYARGESLL from the coding sequence ATGAGCCAGCAAGCCAAAGCCTCTGCTCCGGCAGAGTCCGCCCAACAAACAACGCCGGCCGCTCCGGCGACGCAGCGTGACACTCAGTCGATGAGACAGTACCTCGACAGTGCCCTTGAAACGCTGAAGAAATTTGGGACCTCCGAGAACACCGCTCCGCAAGAATTGATCAGCCTGCTCGAGGGTGTTCGGCACCTGGACGAAGCCAAAGTGCTCGCGATCGCCGACGTGATCAAACACATGAGCTCGTTCAACGCTCTCGTGCGTGACAACATCGAATCGGTTCAGATCGGAAACCGCTACATGGACATCACGCAGATGTTCGACTCGGTTCGCGAGGACAGCAAACGTCTGATTGCCCAATTGGACGATGGCAAGATCAGCGGCACCGAAAAGGTTTCCAACTGGTGGATGAAACTCCGCCGCGGAACCCCCAGTGATCGCTTCGAAAAAATCGCGGAAGTCTACGGCGATGTCGCGAAAGACACGAAAGACGCGTTGCAGGTCGAAGAACAAATCATGGACGCGTACATCGATTTCCGATTTGCGCTCAAAGAAGCTGAAGTGCTCGCCCGCGAATTACTGGACACCCACGCTCCGATTTTGGAATCGGCCAAAGATGGATTGGCAACCGCGCAAGAAGCTCTCGACAACTACGCCGGAGAAGACCAAGGGGGCAAAAGCCAACTCGAACTGCGACGCGACGAAGCTCGCCACAAATTCGAGGAAGAAGACAAGACGTATCAGTTGCTCAAGGACATCGCGGAAAACCTCGAAATTGGTTACGACGTCGGCGAAACGCTAATCACCAAACTGAAGCAAACCCACGACGTGAAAGAACGAGTGTTCCGCCGAGCGGTGACGTTCTTCACCACAAACGAACACGTCTTCACGATCCTGGGCACGGTCTACACCAGCCAACATGGTTTGCACGAAGTCACCCAGGCCACCGAGGCCATGAAGGACGGCGTGAACAAGGGCTTGGAAGACATCGCTGGTCTTGGTCGGGAATTGGAACGTGCTGCATTGAAAGCGGGCTACGGAAGCACGATCGATCCCGAATCCGTGCAAAAGCTGGTCGATGCGATCAGCGGTTTCCAAATCGAATCGCTGCAGATGATCGCTGAACTTCGCAAAGAAAGCGAGGAGAGCACCAAAGCGATTCGTCAAAGCGTGGAAGAGGGCAAGAAGAAGTATCAGCAAACCCTCGGCCGCTACGCTCGCGGCGAATCGCTGCTGTAG
- a CDS encoding DNA-3-methyladenine glycosylase I, with product MNALPADLLTDEQGNARCGWCGTDADYIRYHDEEWGVPVRDDLRLFEKICLEGFQCGLSWITILKRREAFRECFAGFDPHRLAEFASSDVERLMIDSRIIRNRAKIEATIQNARTMTAMLDRNESLAELLWQFASKKRRVYRRLDQIPAITEESTKMSGVLKKAGWKFVGPTTCYALMQATGMVNDHLVGCHRHPLIQSM from the coding sequence GTGAATGCATTGCCAGCGGATCTCCTGACCGACGAACAAGGCAATGCTCGTTGCGGATGGTGCGGTACCGATGCGGACTACATCCGCTACCACGACGAAGAGTGGGGCGTGCCCGTCCGGGACGATCTGCGTCTGTTTGAAAAGATCTGCTTGGAAGGTTTTCAGTGCGGCCTTTCTTGGATCACGATCTTGAAACGCCGCGAAGCATTCCGGGAATGCTTCGCTGGCTTTGATCCTCATCGGCTTGCTGAGTTCGCCTCATCCGACGTCGAGCGACTGATGATCGACTCTCGGATCATCCGCAACCGAGCCAAGATCGAAGCCACAATTCAGAACGCTCGAACGATGACCGCCATGCTGGACAGGAACGAGTCGCTTGCCGAGTTGCTATGGCAATTCGCGTCCAAGAAGCGTCGAGTTTATCGAAGGCTTGATCAAATCCCCGCGATCACAGAAGAGTCAACCAAGATGAGCGGCGTACTGAAGAAGGCCGGTTGGAAATTCGTCGGCCCCACGACCTGTTATGCTTTGATGCAGGCGACCGGCATGGTCAACGATCATTTGGTTGGCTGCCATCGACATCCCTTGATTCAATCGATGTGA
- a CDS encoding DUF952 domain-containing protein, whose protein sequence is MSNEPVSSDSPSIVCKIATQQQWEQMQATGKLPPAPIDVADGFIHLSTEQQVPGTLAAHFAGQSGLVVLHIRVTDIDDNLRWEKSRGGELFPHLYADLPVSAVERAESVLV, encoded by the coding sequence ATGTCCAACGAACCCGTGTCCAGCGACTCACCATCCATCGTTTGCAAGATCGCGACCCAGCAGCAATGGGAGCAGATGCAAGCGACCGGAAAGCTACCACCAGCACCGATCGATGTCGCGGACGGCTTCATTCACTTGTCCACTGAACAACAAGTCCCCGGAACGTTGGCGGCTCACTTCGCCGGCCAAAGCGGTTTGGTCGTGCTGCACATCCGAGTGACTGACATCGACGACAACCTACGCTGGGAAAAATCTCGCGGCGGCGAACTGTTCCCGCACCTCTATGCCGATTTGCCGGTCTCGGCGGTAGAGCGAGCCGAATCAGTGCTTGTCTGA
- a CDS encoding cell division protein FtsH has product MDWTWGDDEDELVTAYHEAGHAIVGCALGAQIDRVTLSQASMFDDADDGMPHRFGDCIVNWGRVDPSDSWQRQRELLTILAGPVAEFIYQSGDEDLLDVRTWGSDWRQAQLCVAALKPQAAQQVQLMREAIARLRKIVASDPCWSAIAALADELMLGDEIEGEQVADLVRFWWSRA; this is encoded by the coding sequence ATGGACTGGACTTGGGGCGACGACGAAGATGAGCTGGTGACCGCCTACCACGAGGCTGGACACGCGATCGTTGGCTGCGCTCTCGGAGCTCAAATCGACCGAGTCACTCTGTCACAAGCGTCAATGTTCGATGATGCGGACGATGGGATGCCACATCGGTTTGGAGACTGCATCGTCAATTGGGGCCGCGTGGATCCAAGTGATAGCTGGCAACGCCAACGTGAACTTTTGACGATTCTTGCGGGTCCGGTTGCTGAGTTTATCTATCAAAGCGGTGACGAAGATCTGTTGGATGTGCGAACCTGGGGAAGCGATTGGCGACAGGCACAGCTCTGCGTCGCGGCGCTAAAGCCTCAAGCAGCACAACAAGTGCAATTGATGCGTGAGGCGATCGCACGGTTGAGGAAGATCGTCGCTTCTGATCCCTGCTGGTCCGCGATTGCGGCTCTTGCCGACGAGCTGATGCTTGGTGACGAAATTGAAGGCGAGCAAGTCGCCGATTTGGTTCGGTTCTGGTGGAGCCGCGCCTGA
- a CDS encoding alpha/beta hydrolase, which yields MKTLGLFEQKRYWSFALTATLMMGTCFGADPSDVIPVWPSDPPKWDAPAEPESDFTKPSDNQVGGKRLIRLGNVSTPEMHVFPAKDENGKPSKTVTVICPGGGFSILAWDLEGTEIAEQLVAGGVTSVVLKYRVPTRSMDPKWKPPVQDIQRTIAMIRAGKVTGNTPDHVGVLGFSAGGQAACRAATITERQYSAIDDADQEIRLPDFACLIYPAWLVKEESKQELDGFEINENTPPMFLAHAEDDRLTVMNCVTLFTKLHDAGVPSALHVFTGSGHGFGGRMDGRADDLWPELCLRWMRDESLLKGN from the coding sequence ATGAAAACGCTTGGCTTGTTCGAACAAAAACGATACTGGAGCTTCGCTCTCACGGCGACTCTGATGATGGGAACCTGTTTTGGCGCAGACCCCAGTGATGTCATTCCAGTTTGGCCATCGGATCCGCCCAAGTGGGACGCACCGGCAGAACCAGAAAGTGACTTCACCAAACCATCGGACAATCAAGTCGGTGGTAAGCGTTTGATTCGCTTGGGGAACGTGTCCACTCCGGAGATGCATGTTTTCCCCGCGAAAGACGAAAACGGGAAACCGTCCAAAACGGTGACGGTCATTTGTCCCGGTGGTGGGTTCTCGATCCTCGCCTGGGACTTGGAAGGCACCGAGATCGCTGAGCAGTTGGTCGCGGGTGGCGTGACCAGCGTGGTCCTGAAATACCGCGTGCCAACTCGATCGATGGATCCCAAGTGGAAACCACCAGTCCAGGACATTCAACGAACGATCGCAATGATTCGTGCAGGGAAAGTCACCGGGAACACTCCCGATCATGTTGGTGTACTGGGTTTTTCTGCCGGTGGACAAGCAGCGTGTCGTGCAGCGACGATCACCGAACGTCAGTACAGCGCGATCGACGATGCGGACCAAGAGATTCGCCTGCCCGACTTTGCGTGCCTGATCTATCCTGCATGGTTGGTCAAAGAAGAGTCGAAGCAAGAGTTGGATGGATTTGAGATCAACGAAAACACACCACCGATGTTCTTGGCTCATGCCGAAGACGACCGATTGACGGTCATGAACTGCGTGACGCTTTTCACCAAACTTCACGATGCCGGTGTGCCTTCGGCCTTGCACGTGTTCACTGGGAGTGGCCACGGTTTCGGAGGACGAATGGACGGTCGTGCTGACGACCTCTGGCCGGAACTTTGTTTGCGTTGGATGCGTGACGAAAGCCTCTTGAAAGGAAATTGA